The genomic region TAATATCTGTTTAAGTAAATGGGAAGAGATATTGAACTATTTGCAGAAATAAAAATACCATTTActtcagatttttattttttatttttgcataatAGATTCTTTGAAACCTTGTCTTAAATAATGAGGGAGATGATTTCTTATTATACTGTGTATTATGTAATCGttttttcaacctataaaaattcaaatatacagAGAGTATCTGAATGTTCACTTTTTTCCTTTCTAATTTAGattctaaattttgaaataaatagaaaGATAGATATTGGTCTATTTagcttaacaaaaaaaaacatgatattgTTTTCTTcagcgtttttttttaataaatttttcatattaaaacCATGTCTAAGATAGTGAGGTAGATCATGTCCTTAAAACAtaagagtatttttttttaaacctgagaaatataaatttatagaGAGTATCTTAATGTTCACCTTTTCCTTTCTATTTCAGATTCTATCTGATGTTTTTGATCTCCCTGACCGACCACCAGAGAAGCCATCAGGACCACTTTTGATGAATGCTAATGACAAAATAtcacaaaattgtcaaaatttaaaaacaatatatggctTTAAACCCAGAACAAGTCGAGAAAGAGATGTTAGAACGTCTTCCATTCTCAGCTATGCTGGACTTACCACGTCCTACATCTGAAGTGGCTAAAGAAAGAGCTGCTAGACTGCAGGAATTGGTACACTTCTGTGCCACAGGTGGACTGTCCCAGTCAGGTAACAAGCTCATGTCTAACACATCAAGAAATTGAAGTGGTAATGGTTATCTGACTTATTATAATCATTACCATAGAAAAGTCATGTATATTCAGTATTTGCCTATAACCTACACAGTCTTGGTACCCATTGGAATTCTTAAAACGAACTTTTTTCACTTAGAGAACTCATAATTAGTTTTTTTGACAGAAATTGAAAATCACATGTATCACTTGTTCAGGGATTCTGTAGCAATTATTCTTTAAAATTGCAGAAATACATGTGTATTCATATTCAGAAATTTGGGTTTGATGCACAATCTATAAAGCATAAAACTAGCAAAATCACATTTTATAGAATGATGAAAAGAACATGTTATGTACTCTTCTTTTCAGAAATTGATAGAGCTTTCAAACAGTTTGTCTTTGAGTGTATGGATTGGTCAACTACCGATCCTAATGGATTCATTATGACAAAAGAAGGTGAAGGAGTGGTGCACACTGTGATCCCATGGGATGACCCTTATCCTTTCTTTAAAGGAATGATCCCACATCACTTAAAGTCTGCATTGAGAGATCCCATGTCAACACCATCCGAGGAGCGATCAGGTAATTAAGGCTTCTATTTCAATGGTGTGATTTGGTTGAAGTTTTGTTCCACTATTAATACTTTGTGTGGGGTTTCATTTCAGCTTACGGTAAAGCTCATTTCAtgtaaatctataaaaaaaagattaacatGATGATGGTCAAATATCTGTCACTGGTAAAACTTTTTTTGAATGTACAGAAATTGCCATCAACATAGTAGTATATATAGAACTAAGCAACTTTGTTTGATTGGTGTCCAAAATGTTTaggatttatgaataaaagtattGATCATTTTAGTTTTTAGCAATATTGAAATATTGCATGGGAAATGTATTCCTATAAATCATTTGTTTCTTTGTTAGTTTGATATTAGATAATTTTACAATAGGCAATGAATGatggatgaaattttacaacttgagcatgaaaaaaaaacataattgcaTGCAAACTTGTATTATTGGATATCACTACTATAACAAGATTAATAACCCATGGTCAATGAAATAGACttacaaatatatcatgtataaatgGTTGCTGTGTTGTTAAATATGGATTacagttttaatttttgctttaTTTAATGTGTTTGCAATAAATGTTGTACACATTTGAATGTGTAAAGCACACACTATGTATACattaaaaataaagtattgtGTTTTGATATTTGAGTTTTAAGCACAATTTCAGTATATTTGTTCTAGCAATTCTCTTACGACTCACGGTTCCCTGTTTGCTAACTGGTAATGGTATCACTAGAGTGTTTTAATGGTTAAATGCATATCACACGAGTGTTTTAATTGTTGCTTTGTTTGTACAGTGCGAATTGATCCTGTACCGAGTAAGTCATTCACCGTATTGTACTAGCATAATTTCTATCATAGACAGTCAACTAAAATTACTCCTACCATTCTTGCCATTGTAACTACTTTTATAGATTTGTTTTCGTGATTAAATAACAGAAACATGTactgtattataaaacattaaatgtaAGGTTACCctttttaaaaactttcaaaagatttagttttcatctataaaaaataaatactgtaATTTAAGTtggcttaaaaaaaaattgaaatgttaagAAAATGGTATGATAACAATAATTTTTACATGGTAATCATacaataattttttgacaatatgtTTCAAACTTATAAGACAATTGATGAAAATACATACAAAACAGGAATAAGAAATGTATATATACTGATTAAAATTTTGTTGACTTTGACCAGATTTTTGAAGAAATGATTGTCGGCAACCATaaatttatttaagatttttacattgtaatttttagatataaaatggttatctattttaaattttaagtagACATACTACTGTCGAGACatctttttaaattcttttactacaagtactagtaaaaaaaacaaaaatatgataaatttgcCAAtgaatccaatttttttttctttttctgtcaaACTAAAGACCTACAACAATTGTAGTCCCCATTTTTGGTTGACCTTGAATCCAGTCATTTGTAAATAGATACAAGTCATTgagatttttataaatgtttgatttcatatagaagtagtttaaattgatttataatAGAATAAAATTAACCTAATTTTTTAAGGATAAATGATATCTAACCAAGTGGACAGAAATATTTGGACGTAACATTAATAAAACTATCAAGACTTCATGGTTTTAGTTGGAACTGTCATGCTTTTCACAAAATAACATATCTCATTGGACCATTTTCATGGCTTTTTTTAAGATTATTA from Mytilus edulis unplaced genomic scaffold, xbMytEdul2.2 SCAFFOLD_821, whole genome shotgun sequence harbors:
- the LOC139506469 gene encoding uncharacterized protein, with protein sequence MALNPEQVEKEMLERLPFSAMLDLPRPTSEVAKERAARLQELVHFCATGGLSQSEIDRAFKQFVFECMDWSTTDPNGFIMTKEGEGVVHTVIPWDDPYPFFKGMIPHHLKSALRDPMSTPSEERSVRIDPVPRIDSDLIDYSISGTSSDVTPIVSPVPPPPHQHADTKKRPSRSKKKPKRAASPTPLEEMGLVHRKSDVAIQNDRSRPGSSDSGSLASSKKGILRPSSRSSTPEKRRSRSNS